The region AGCAGGTCGGACAGCGTACGCGATCCGTCGACGAGGTGGGCCCTGAGCAGCGCCCGCAGGTCGTCCCTGCGCTCCAGGAACAGGGCGTCGAGGGTGTCCTCGTTGAACTTGGCCAGGAACGCGTCGTCGGTCGGGGCGAAGATGGTCAGGCCGCTCATGCCGCGCAGTTCCGAGGCCAGTCCCGACGCCCGCAGCGCCGACTCGAAGGTGGTGAGCACGGGAATCCACTGCAACGCCACGTCGACCGGCTCACCGACCAGCGCGGCCGGGTTGCCCGGATCGGTGCCGGCGGGCAGTACGTCGCACAGCGGGCCGGTGACCGTGACCGCCGTGGCGCCGCCGCTCGCCGGATCCCGGTCGCCGGTGCCGGCGTCGGCGCTCGTACAGCCGGTGGCGGCGAGCGCCAGCAGCAGGACGACTCCGGCGGCCCGCAACGCGCCGACCGGGGGCTTACCACCGGTACGCCGGGCGGTGCGGGTGTGAATCACTGGCTCGGACACGCTGCTCTCCTGCCTCTGGGCCGGGCGTGCCGGCGGGTCGGGCGTGGGACCCGACCCGCCGACACGGGTTCACCGGTGTATCAGTGTGCCGCCGGGAGCCGGGTCACAGCCCCGTGCACTGGCCCGACCGCGGACCCTGCACCGTGTTCGCGATGTTCAGGTTGATCGGCGCCGGGCTGTTGCCGGCACAGCTCACCGGACCGTTCACCGTGTTACCGGCCAGCAGCGGTACGTCGACGCCGGTACGGTTGACCGACAGGTCGACCGGGCCGGACACCTTGACGTTGACCACTGCCACCGCACCGCTGGTGCCCGAAATGGAGACCGGGCCGCGCACGGTGCTGTCGGTCAGGAACACCCCGGCCGCACCGGCGGCGCTGACCGGGCCGTTGATGGTGGTCCCGGTGGCGACGAGGGTCGCGCCGGGCCGGACCGTGACCGGACCGTTGACCGTGCCGTTGTCGAGGCAGGTGAAGCCGGAGACGACCAGGGGCCCGTTGTACCGGCCCGAGCCGGTCGGGTAGACCCGCTCGCCGCCGACGAACTCCTCGGTGCCCTGCGCGTCGAGCAGCAGCGGGATCAGACCCCGCTCCGGCTGGTTCAGCGGTACGAAGTATGCGTCACCGCTCTTGACCACCTTCCAGCCGTGCGCCCGGATCCGCTGGGCGACGGTGGTGCCGACGCCGCCGGGGCCGTCGGTACGGGCACCGTTGTACTGCTCCTCGGTGAGCTTGTACGCACACGGCGCGTTGTCCAGGATCTGGTCCGGACCGGGCGCGTCGGCGGGCGGCGGGCTCTCCCCCGGGTGCGGTGCCGGGTGCGCCGGGATCAGGTGCGATCCCCGGAACACGATCCGGCTGCTGTTCGAGGTCTGGAACTTGATCGCCTCGGTCCGGGCCTGCTTGATCGCCGGCAGGTTGGCCCGGTGGTAGTCGAGGAACTGGTTGAACGTCCACATCGCCGAGAACGACTTGCGCCGCCGGTTGTTCGCCGTGTTGCCCTCGTCGGGCCGGGTGGCGCCACCGGAGCTGCGCAGTTCGAGCAGCGAGTTGACCACGTTCTTCAGGCCCAGGGTGTTGCGCAGGATGGTTTCCTCGCCCAGGCCCACGCTGCCGCCGTTGGCGCACCCGTACGGGCACGGCCACCAGCCGTCCTGCGCGCCCTGCTCGTACATGTGGCCCTCGATCATGTGCTGCGACTCGTTGAAGATCGAGGTCGCCACGTTCTGGTGCCGTGGCGGCAGCATCGGCAGGTCACCGGCGCTGGAGTTGCCGAACTCGTGCCCGTCGTAGCTCGCGACCGGCCGGTACTCGCGCAGCATCTGCACGAACGCGAAGGTCTCCGGCTGGCGGATCAGCGAGTAGTCGCGGTTGAGGTCCTGGCCGGTGGAGTTGCCCCGGGTGTTGGCCGCCCGGCCGTCGCCGTTGATCGTGGGGACGATCAGGACGGTGGTGTGCGACAGCAGGTCGATCGTCCGGGCGTCGGTGCCGAAGGCCAGCTGACGCGCCATGATCAGGCACGCCTCGCGGTCGCCCGGCTCGCCGCCGTGCACGTTGCAGTTGATCGACAGGGGCGAGGTCGCCGCCACGGCGGCGGCGGTGGCCGGCGGGGTGGGGTAGCCGATGACGAACATGTTGATCGGTCGGCCGAGTACGGTACGCCCGATCTCGACCACCCGCACCCGCTCGCTCAGCTCGTCCACGGCAGCGGT is a window of Micromonospora sp. NBC_01699 DNA encoding:
- a CDS encoding M14 family zinc carboxypeptidase, encoding MRYRRPTVAVLSGLLVATLGTVTAPSAALGSPNSTRLTALAQQAAEPNQVQGLAVSQADGFATLTWTPVDGATDYQIERTLVDAADTATGPATVVGVWRPNRQINNEKPTFADAGFNPGDRFSWRVRARIGTAEQPYSLPVSGTTTAPWGDPAVPGQNLRTQWETTKAAQYTSDVNEYAYTAAVDELSERVRVVEIGRTVLGRPINMFVIGYPTPPATAAAVAATSPLSINCNVHGGEPGDREACLIMARQLAFGTDARTIDLLSHTTVLIVPTINGDGRAANTRGNSTGQDLNRDYSLIRQPETFAFVQMLREYRPVASYDGHEFGNSSAGDLPMLPPRHQNVATSIFNESQHMIEGHMYEQGAQDGWWPCPYGCANGGSVGLGEETILRNTLGLKNVVNSLLELRSSGGATRPDEGNTANNRRRKSFSAMWTFNQFLDYHRANLPAIKQARTEAIKFQTSNSSRIVFRGSHLIPAHPAPHPGESPPPADAPGPDQILDNAPCAYKLTEEQYNGARTDGPGGVGTTVAQRIRAHGWKVVKSGDAYFVPLNQPERGLIPLLLDAQGTEEFVGGERVYPTGSGRYNGPLVVSGFTCLDNGTVNGPVTVRPGATLVATGTTINGPVSAAGAAGVFLTDSTVRGPVSISGTSGAVAVVNVKVSGPVDLSVNRTGVDVPLLAGNTVNGPVSCAGNSPAPINLNIANTVQGPRSGQCTGL
- a CDS encoding fasciclin domain-containing protein, yielding MSEPVIHTRTARRTGGKPPVGALRAAGVVLLLALAATGCTSADAGTGDRDPASGGATAVTVTGPLCDVLPAGTDPGNPAALVGEPVDVALQWIPVLTTFESALRASGLASELRGMSGLTIFAPTDDAFLAKFNEDTLDALFLERRDDLRALLRAHLVDGSRTLSDLLDAGTVTTLDGTSVEVTASGTMARVAGQADTLCTDYRAGNARIHIVNKVLGKLPTDVGGRGHRG